The proteins below come from a single Kitasatospora sp. NBC_00315 genomic window:
- a CDS encoding dipeptide ABC transporter ATP-binding protein yields MSLLRVDALDVSFGAVRAVRDVSFTLDRGECLAIVGESGSGKSVTARTLVGLAGDGAEITAGALTFDGLDLAALTETRWRAVRGRRIGLVLQDALVSLDPLRKVGAEIAEPLLTHGLASRARIRPRVLSLLDDVGVPEPGRRAEQYPHQLSGGLRQRALIASAIAAGPELLIADEPTTALDVTVQAQVLDLLGRLKEQGTALLLISHDLSVVARLADRVAVMYGGRIVETGRTEDVLADPRHPYTRALLEAVPTTRAKGTRLSVPGAGRPAPGPAGCPYAARCAAADDRCRESLPRPDGHGALCWYPGEGAGPPVAAVRLRVRAEEPAEQAPPLIEADRISKRFRAPDGSTYDAVREVSLSLRAGETLGVVGESGSGKTTAARIVLGLLEPDSGTVRFAGEPWSGVPERRRRAARLRIQAVQQDPLGSFDPRFDVERVIGEAVARAGVRSRRERRARVVELLDRVGLSAGLLERRPPELSGGQRQRVAIARALAPDPDVVVCDEPVSALDVSVQAQILDLLADLRHDLNLALLFISHDLAVVHHVSDRVAVMKDGRVVETGAVAEVFANPAEEYTRELLAAVPGGNLLRDRA; encoded by the coding sequence GGCTCGCCGGCGACGGCGCCGAGATCACCGCGGGGGCGCTGACCTTCGACGGCCTCGACCTCGCGGCGCTCACCGAGACCCGCTGGCGCGCCGTGCGCGGCCGCCGGATCGGCCTGGTGCTCCAGGACGCCCTGGTCTCACTCGATCCGCTGCGCAAGGTCGGCGCCGAGATCGCCGAACCGCTGCTCACCCACGGCCTGGCGTCCCGGGCGCGGATCCGTCCCCGCGTGCTCTCGCTGCTGGACGACGTCGGGGTCCCCGAGCCCGGGCGCCGCGCCGAGCAGTACCCGCACCAGCTCTCCGGCGGGCTGCGCCAGCGCGCCCTGATCGCCTCCGCGATCGCCGCCGGCCCCGAACTGCTGATCGCGGACGAGCCCACCACCGCGCTCGACGTGACGGTCCAGGCCCAGGTGCTCGACCTGCTGGGACGGCTCAAGGAGCAGGGCACCGCGCTCCTGCTGATCAGTCACGACCTGTCCGTGGTGGCCAGACTGGCGGACCGGGTGGCCGTGATGTACGGCGGCCGGATCGTCGAGACCGGCCGCACCGAGGACGTCCTCGCCGACCCCCGGCACCCGTACACCCGCGCGCTGCTGGAGGCCGTGCCCACCACCCGTGCCAAGGGCACCCGGCTGTCGGTGCCGGGCGCGGGGCGGCCCGCACCCGGTCCGGCGGGCTGCCCCTACGCCGCCCGCTGCGCCGCCGCCGACGACCGCTGCCGTGAGAGCCTGCCCCGGCCCGACGGGCACGGGGCGCTCTGCTGGTACCCGGGCGAGGGCGCCGGTCCGCCGGTGGCGGCCGTCCGGCTGCGCGTCCGCGCCGAGGAGCCGGCGGAGCAGGCACCCCCGCTGATCGAGGCCGACCGGATCTCCAAGCGGTTCCGGGCCCCTGACGGCAGCACGTACGACGCGGTGCGCGAGGTGTCGCTGAGCCTGCGGGCCGGCGAGACCCTGGGCGTGGTGGGGGAGTCCGGCTCCGGCAAGACCACCGCCGCGCGGATCGTCCTCGGCCTGCTGGAGCCCGACTCCGGCACCGTGCGGTTCGCGGGCGAGCCGTGGAGCGGCGTCCCCGAACGGCGGCGCCGGGCGGCCCGGTTGCGCATCCAGGCCGTCCAGCAGGACCCGCTGGGCTCCTTCGACCCGCGCTTCGACGTCGAGCGGGTGATCGGCGAGGCGGTCGCCAGGGCCGGGGTGCGGAGCCGTCGTGAGCGCCGGGCCCGGGTCGTCGAACTGCTCGACCGGGTGGGCCTGTCGGCGGGGCTGCTGGAGCGCCGGCCCCCGGAGCTCTCCGGCGGCCAGCGCCAGCGGGTGGCGATCGCCCGCGCCCTGGCGCCCGACCCCGACGTGGTGGTCTGCGACGAACCGGTCTCCGCGCTCGACGTCTCCGTCCAGGCCCAGATCCTCGACCTGCTGGCGGATCTGCGGCACGACCTGAACCTGGCGCTGCTGTTCATCTCGCACGACCTCGCGGTGGTGCACCACGTCAGCGACCGGGTGGCCGTGATGAAGGACGGCCGGGTGGTGGAGACCGGGGCGGTGGCCGAGGTCTTCGCGAACCCGGCCGAGGAGTACACCCGCGAGCTGCTGGCGGCCGTCCCCGGCGGGAACCTGCTGCGCGACCGGGCCTGA
- a CDS encoding ABC transporter ATP-binding protein: MIEAHQLTKRYGEKTAVDGLDFTVKPGSVTGFLGPNGAGKSTTMRMIVGLDAPTTGSVTVNGRRYAEHDAPLQEVGALLEAKSIHPGRSAFDHLMAQAYTHGIGRRRVEEVIELTGLQSVAKKRAGAFSLGMGQRLGIAAALLGDPATVMLDEPVNGLDPEGVLWIRNLLTGLAAEGRTVFVSSHLMSEMALVAEHLIVVGRGRLLADTTVEDLVRQAGGDTVTVASSDPARLRELLSAPGVDITGRAGSEELQVTGLAARAIGLKAAEHGIALFELSARSVSLEEAFMDLTRDAVEYHGTTTGIETPGSAA; this comes from the coding sequence ATGATCGAAGCGCACCAGCTGACCAAGCGCTACGGGGAGAAGACGGCGGTCGACGGACTGGACTTCACCGTGAAGCCCGGTTCGGTCACGGGGTTCCTGGGCCCCAACGGCGCGGGCAAGTCCACCACGATGCGGATGATCGTCGGCCTGGACGCCCCCACCACCGGTTCGGTGACCGTCAACGGCCGCCGCTACGCCGAGCACGACGCCCCGCTCCAGGAGGTCGGGGCGCTGCTGGAGGCCAAGTCGATCCACCCGGGCCGGTCGGCCTTCGACCACCTGATGGCGCAGGCCTACACGCACGGCATCGGCCGCCGCCGGGTCGAGGAGGTCATCGAGCTCACCGGCCTGCAGTCGGTGGCCAAGAAGCGGGCCGGGGCGTTCTCCCTCGGTATGGGACAGCGGCTCGGAATCGCGGCCGCGCTGCTGGGCGACCCGGCGACCGTCATGCTGGACGAGCCGGTGAACGGCCTCGACCCCGAGGGCGTGCTCTGGATCCGCAACCTGCTGACCGGGCTGGCGGCCGAGGGCCGTACGGTCTTCGTCTCCTCCCACCTGATGAGCGAGATGGCGCTGGTCGCCGAGCACCTCATCGTGGTCGGCCGCGGCCGGCTGCTGGCCGACACCACCGTCGAGGACCTGGTGCGCCAGGCCGGCGGCGACACGGTCACGGTGGCCAGCTCCGACCCCGCCCGGCTGCGCGAGCTGCTGAGCGCGCCGGGCGTGGACATCACCGGCCGGGCCGGCTCCGAGGAACTCCAGGTGACCGGGCTGGCCGCGCGCGCCATCGGCCTGAAGGCCGCCGAGCACGGCATCGCGCTCTTCGAGCTGAGCGCCAGGTCGGTCTCGCTGGAGGAGGCTTTCATGGACCTGACCAGGGACGCCGTCGAGTACCACGGAACGACCACCGGCATCGAGACCCCCGGGAGCGCGG